A single genomic interval of Bacillus sp. es.036 harbors:
- a CDS encoding RNA degradosome polyphosphate kinase — protein sequence MKELDSNPKKLNIASSDYYNNRELSWLGFNERVLEEAVDERNPLLERLKFLSIFSSNLDEFFMVRVAGLKDQIAAGFEKPENKAGLTPKEQLAEIFQINHGLVDHQYETFTHSLLPSLQNENIHMLKCETLTDAERSFVNDHFENQIYPSLTPMAIDAYRPFPVIPNKALNIAIFLQKEDDETSENHLAIVRIPPALDRFIEVPSLDSRRCFVLLEDVISQNCYKLFEGYRVISTSQFRITRNADLSIHEEGARDLLEVIEEELKKRKWGAAVRLEIRKDWNDKAATRFLIEKLELHEKDVYIVDGPIDLTFLFGFYKTLSDTHDHLLFETLVPKIPRALQNERSIFSTLLNRDIFLHHPYESFDPIVDFIQQASVDPKVLAIKQTLYRVSEDSPIINALAKASENGKLVTVLVELKARFDEENNIQWAKKLEKSGVNVIYGMTSLKTHSKITLVVRKDRNVIQRFVHLGTGNYNDATAKIYTDMGLLTSNQKLGIDATNFFNYLSGYRTKPDWYYFSISPGEIKESFIELIEKEMEHHRRTGRGRIIAKMNSLTDKDLIMQFYKASQTGVKIDLIVRGICCLRPGIEGVSSHITVRSIVGEFLEHTRIFYFHHSGEENIYLSSADMMTRNMDKRIEILFPILQSNLKQKVKATLDLILKDNEKARVQDSNGIYHYVERNTNEPSINSQQKLMQNPFSYL from the coding sequence ATGAAGGAATTAGACAGCAATCCTAAAAAATTGAATATAGCTTCTTCTGATTATTACAACAACCGTGAACTTAGCTGGCTTGGCTTCAATGAAAGAGTACTAGAAGAAGCGGTGGATGAACGTAATCCACTATTGGAACGGTTGAAATTCCTTTCGATTTTCAGTTCAAATTTGGATGAGTTTTTCATGGTTCGAGTGGCGGGTCTAAAGGACCAGATCGCCGCAGGATTTGAAAAGCCCGAAAACAAAGCAGGTTTAACACCCAAAGAGCAGTTGGCTGAAATATTTCAAATAAATCATGGTCTCGTTGACCATCAATATGAAACATTCACCCATTCTCTTCTTCCCTCCCTGCAAAACGAGAACATTCATATGCTTAAATGTGAGACGTTAACGGATGCTGAACGATCTTTCGTTAATGATCATTTTGAAAATCAAATTTATCCTAGTTTAACTCCTATGGCGATTGATGCGTATCGCCCATTCCCGGTCATTCCAAATAAAGCGTTAAATATCGCTATTTTTTTACAAAAAGAAGACGATGAAACTTCCGAAAATCACCTAGCTATCGTGCGAATTCCACCCGCACTTGATCGTTTTATTGAGGTTCCTTCACTCGATTCAAGACGATGTTTTGTTCTTTTAGAAGATGTTATAAGCCAAAATTGTTACAAGCTTTTTGAAGGTTATCGTGTTATATCTACATCTCAATTTCGTATTACTCGTAACGCTGATTTATCAATCCATGAAGAAGGTGCGCGAGATCTTCTTGAAGTTATTGAAGAAGAATTAAAGAAACGAAAGTGGGGCGCTGCGGTTCGTCTTGAAATTCGGAAGGATTGGAATGACAAAGCAGCAACTCGTTTTCTAATTGAAAAACTCGAGCTCCATGAGAAGGATGTTTATATTGTAGACGGTCCGATTGACCTTACATTTTTATTTGGGTTTTACAAAACATTAAGCGATACCCATGATCATTTACTATTTGAAACCCTTGTTCCCAAAATTCCACGAGCACTTCAAAACGAGCGTTCCATATTTTCAACTTTACTAAATAGGGATATTTTTTTGCATCATCCTTATGAATCATTTGATCCTATTGTTGATTTCATTCAACAAGCATCCGTTGATCCTAAAGTACTTGCGATAAAACAAACCCTTTATAGAGTGAGTGAAGATTCTCCGATCATTAACGCTCTAGCAAAAGCTTCAGAAAACGGGAAGCTTGTCACAGTACTAGTTGAATTAAAGGCACGATTTGATGAAGAAAACAATATTCAGTGGGCTAAGAAACTAGAGAAATCTGGTGTTAACGTCATCTACGGTATGACATCTTTAAAAACACATAGTAAAATCACGCTCGTAGTGCGCAAAGATCGTAATGTCATTCAGCGTTTTGTTCACCTTGGTACAGGCAACTATAATGATGCGACTGCAAAAATTTACACCGATATGGGACTACTAACCTCAAACCAAAAATTGGGTATTGATGCTACAAATTTCTTTAATTATTTAAGTGGATACCGTACAAAACCAGATTGGTACTACTTCTCTATTTCACCTGGTGAGATTAAAGAATCGTTCATTGAGCTCATTGAAAAGGAAATGGAACATCATCGTAGAACTGGAAGAGGACGCATTATTGCTAAAATGAATTCTCTTACAGATAAAGACCTTATTATGCAATTTTATAAAGCCTCACAAACGGGAGTAAAAATCGACTTAATCGTGAGAGGAATTTGCTGTCTTCGCCCAGGAATAGAAGGTGTGAGTAGTCATATTACCGTGCGGAGCATAGTGGGAGAGTTTCTTGAACACACGCGAATTTTTTACTTCCATCATAGCGGAGAGGAAAACATCTATCTCTCTTCAGCAGATATGATGACTCGAAACATGGATAAACGAATTGAAATCCTATTTCCTATACTCCAATCCAATTTAAAACAAAAAGTAAAAGCAACGTTAGACCTCATTCTAAAGGACAATGAGAAAGCACGGGTTCAGGATAGTAATGGTATTTATCACTATGTCGAAAGGAATACAAATGAACCCTCCATTAATAGTCAACAAAAATTAATGCAGAATCCATTTTCTTATTTATAA
- a CDS encoding lytic transglycosylase domain-containing protein → MLGYKLNWCSSALLIPVVKECNTINFIQNNLKKTLSMITAIVLTLVLAIILVQFHFFNEQVADAKTTVGELDQKSSQNDQIKTQTAITRLEKETGYSLGTQSVSVEEWKQAKAYSEQFYNDSEGKFNKKWGLFLTYQSMKADIDPAIAYELLKVETGNTFDPELIGPETKYGHAYGMAQFMKNTAPWIADMAGIDYSEEKLFDPYFSITLSVTYLDYLYDKYDNWDEALTAYNRGIGGLKTYVANEGTPRSGYSDEIQEMASNHDM, encoded by the coding sequence ATGTTAGGGTATAAACTTAACTGGTGCTCTTCAGCTTTATTAATACCAGTTGTAAAGGAGTGCAACACTATCAATTTTATTCAAAACAACCTAAAAAAAACTCTGTCAATGATCACTGCTATTGTTCTAACACTTGTACTAGCTATCATTCTCGTACAATTCCACTTTTTTAACGAACAAGTTGCCGATGCGAAAACAACGGTTGGGGAGTTGGATCAAAAATCTTCCCAGAACGATCAGATCAAAACACAGACAGCGATAACTAGATTAGAGAAAGAAACAGGTTATTCACTCGGTACGCAATCAGTGAGTGTAGAAGAATGGAAACAAGCAAAAGCATACTCTGAGCAATTTTATAATGACAGTGAAGGAAAGTTTAACAAAAAGTGGGGATTATTTCTAACTTACCAGTCAATGAAAGCAGATATTGATCCTGCAATTGCTTATGAGCTTTTAAAGGTAGAAACAGGTAATACGTTTGATCCAGAGCTTATCGGGCCAGAAACAAAATATGGGCATGCGTATGGCATGGCTCAATTTATGAAGAATACCGCCCCGTGGATTGCTGATATGGCTGGAATTGACTACTCGGAAGAAAAATTATTTGACCCTTATTTTTCAATAACCCTTTCTGTCACTTATCTTGATTATCTTTATGACAAATACGATAATTGGGATGAAGCCCTGACGGCTTATAACCGTGGCATCGGTGGATTAAAAACCTATGTAGCAAATGAAGGAACACCTAGAAGTGGTTATTCAGACGAGATTCAAGAAATGGCTAGTAACCATGATATGTAG
- a CDS encoding YitT family protein, with the protein MEKKQHRKESKTHLIYRLLMIMIGAFLAAAAIELFLVPNQLIDGGIIGVSLILDHLTPFNFAILVVVLNLPFMYYGYKQIGKTFAFSTLFGIIGLATFETLLHHTAPFTTEPILGTVFGGLTLGLGVGLVIRHGGSMDGTEILGILLTKKIPFSIGEFVMFTNIFIFTWAGFVFSWENAMYSVMAYYIAFKTIDTVIQGLDETKAVLIVSDLYEEISDAILDRLGRGTTKLVGKGGYTDEEKEVIYVVITRLEVTKLKSVIYDIDPHAFLTIMNTQETRGAKFKSPIH; encoded by the coding sequence ATGGAAAAAAAACAGCATAGGAAAGAAAGTAAAACGCACTTAATTTACCGATTACTTATGATTATGATTGGCGCTTTTCTCGCTGCAGCCGCTATTGAATTGTTTCTTGTTCCTAATCAATTAATTGATGGAGGGATAATCGGCGTTTCTCTGATTCTCGATCATCTCACACCCTTTAATTTTGCTATTTTAGTGGTTGTTTTAAATCTTCCGTTTATGTATTATGGCTACAAACAAATTGGAAAAACGTTCGCATTTTCAACCTTATTTGGAATTATAGGGCTTGCGACTTTTGAAACGCTCCTTCATCATACTGCGCCATTTACCACTGAGCCAATTTTGGGTACGGTGTTTGGTGGGCTAACTTTAGGACTTGGAGTTGGGCTAGTTATTCGACATGGAGGCTCAATGGATGGGACGGAAATATTAGGTATTCTATTAACAAAAAAAATCCCCTTTTCAATTGGCGAATTTGTTATGTTTACAAACATTTTTATTTTTACCTGGGCTGGTTTTGTTTTCAGTTGGGAAAATGCCATGTATTCTGTAATGGCGTATTATATTGCATTTAAAACAATAGATACCGTCATTCAAGGTCTTGATGAAACAAAAGCAGTATTGATTGTATCAGATTTATATGAGGAGATTTCTGATGCGATCCTTGATCGACTTGGTAGAGGAACAACAAAACTGGTTGGCAAGGGTGGTTATACTGATGAAGAAAAAGAAGTAATCTACGTGGTTATCACTCGTCTTGAGGTTACAAAGCTTAAAAGTGTTATTTATGATATTGACCCTCACGCATTTCTTACGATTATGAATACGCAGGAAACGAGAGGTGCAAAATTCAAATCACCGATTCATTAG
- a CDS encoding DUF2624 family protein: protein MNPIQLQLVNFKLNRITAEELLQLSKQYGITLTTGDAKKIVQILKQENIDIANQTQRKRILLKISREVSPSVASRVNKLMLSFLNQ from the coding sequence ATGAATCCAATACAACTTCAACTTGTAAACTTCAAATTGAACCGTATTACGGCTGAAGAATTACTTCAGCTATCTAAACAATATGGTATTACACTTACAACAGGAGATGCAAAGAAAATCGTCCAAATATTGAAACAAGAAAATATCGATATTGCAAATCAAACGCAGCGAAAGCGCATTTTATTGAAAATTAGCCGTGAAGTTAGTCCTTCCGTTGCATCACGTGTAAATAAGTTAATGTTATCTTTTTTAAATCAATAA
- a CDS encoding deoxyribonuclease IV, with product MLKIGSHVSMSGDKMLLGASEEAVKYGATTFMIYTGAPQNTRRKAIEKLNIEQGAAHMKEHGIQDIVVHAPYIINIGNTTKPETFQLGVDFLRSEIERTHALGARQIVLHPGAHVGAGADKGIQKIIEGLNEVLTPEQEVQIALETMAGKGSECGRNFEELAQIIDGVTHNEKLSVCFDTCHTHDAGYDIVNDFDGVLNEFDRIVGIERLKVLHVNDSKNECGAAKDRHENIGFGYIGFDALNKVIHHPQLKEIPKILETPYVGEDKKNKKAPYKLEIEMLRNKKFDEDLKNKLMTV from the coding sequence ATGTTAAAAATAGGATCTCACGTTTCAATGAGTGGAGATAAAATGCTACTTGGAGCAAGTGAAGAAGCTGTGAAATATGGTGCAACAACTTTTATGATCTATACGGGTGCCCCTCAGAACACAAGGCGTAAGGCGATTGAAAAACTCAACATTGAACAGGGTGCCGCTCACATGAAGGAACATGGCATTCAGGATATTGTCGTACATGCTCCGTATATTATTAATATTGGGAATACAACAAAGCCAGAAACATTTCAGCTTGGAGTTGATTTTCTTCGTTCCGAAATCGAACGGACCCATGCTCTAGGCGCCCGTCAAATTGTCTTACACCCGGGTGCTCATGTAGGAGCGGGGGCAGACAAAGGGATTCAGAAGATTATCGAAGGATTAAATGAAGTTCTTACACCGGAGCAAGAAGTACAGATTGCTTTAGAGACAATGGCAGGGAAAGGGTCTGAATGTGGAAGAAACTTTGAAGAACTGGCTCAAATTATTGACGGTGTGACGCATAATGAGAAGCTATCTGTCTGTTTTGACACGTGTCATACTCACGACGCGGGCTATGATATTGTTAATGACTTTGATGGTGTATTAAATGAATTCGATCGTATTGTTGGGATAGAGCGATTGAAGGTTCTTCACGTAAATGATAGTAAAAATGAATGTGGAGCAGCGAAAGACCGCCATGAAAATATTGGTTTTGGTTATATTGGTTTTGATGCTCTAAATAAAGTGATTCATCATCCGCAATTAAAAGAAATTCCCAAAATCCTAGAAACACCGTATGTAGGAGAAGATAAGAAAAATAAGAAAGCGCCGTATAAACTTGAGATTGAAATGCTTCGTAATAAGAAGTTTGATGAGGATTTAAAAAACAAGTTAATGACTGTCTAA
- a CDS encoding DEAD/DEAH box helicase, with amino-acid sequence MKQFDRLELKPFLIEALEAQKFTRPTEIQERLVPAIRNGESAIGQSQTGSGKTLAFLLPLIHRIDREKNECQAVITAPTRELADQIYNEALKLIEPLSEEEAISIKKAVGGTDRKRMISRMKNTPHIVIGTPGRIKDLVEEQALSVFPATMLVVDEADQMLDMGFIEDVDYIASRMAKELQMLVFSATIPKSLQPFLKKYMDNPKFVEVNAEQVTADKVENIFIPARYREKKELLLNVTKAINPYLALVFTNTKQTADEVADFLIENGHNVERLHGGVQARQRKQIMKKIQEAECQYVVATDLASRGIDIKGVSHVINFELPKDLDFYIHRVGRTARAGQDGIAYTLAEPSDQQAIQKLSAKGISIAYKEVKNGEWVEAKPVTPRKKPTSSKPDVFVPKPKKVKPGYKKKMQQERDRIQQKQRRK; translated from the coding sequence ATGAAACAATTTGATAGATTAGAGCTTAAGCCATTCTTAATTGAAGCGCTAGAAGCTCAGAAATTCACAAGACCAACTGAAATACAAGAGAGACTTGTGCCAGCTATACGTAATGGTGAGAGTGCAATTGGACAATCACAAACGGGATCAGGTAAAACACTTGCTTTTCTTTTACCGCTTATTCATCGTATTGACCGTGAGAAGAATGAATGTCAGGCCGTGATTACAGCACCAACTCGCGAACTAGCTGATCAAATATATAATGAAGCATTAAAATTAATCGAACCGCTTTCAGAAGAAGAAGCGATTTCCATCAAAAAAGCCGTAGGTGGAACGGATCGGAAACGCATGATTAGTCGGATGAAAAATACGCCACATATCGTGATTGGAACACCAGGAAGAATTAAAGACCTTGTTGAAGAGCAAGCTTTAAGCGTTTTTCCTGCAACTATGCTCGTAGTAGATGAAGCTGATCAGATGCTAGATATGGGTTTCATTGAAGATGTGGATTATATTGCTTCAAGAATGGCAAAAGAATTACAAATGCTCGTATTCTCTGCAACAATTCCAAAGAGTCTGCAACCATTTTTGAAGAAATATATGGACAACCCTAAATTTGTTGAAGTCAATGCTGAGCAGGTAACGGCTGATAAAGTAGAAAATATTTTTATACCAGCCCGATATCGTGAGAAGAAAGAGTTGCTGCTTAATGTAACAAAAGCCATCAACCCTTATTTAGCTCTTGTCTTTACAAATACGAAACAAACGGCTGATGAAGTAGCTGACTTTTTAATTGAGAACGGGCATAATGTAGAGCGACTTCACGGCGGTGTTCAAGCTCGTCAACGCAAGCAAATTATGAAGAAAATTCAAGAAGCTGAATGTCAGTATGTCGTAGCGACAGACCTTGCTTCACGAGGGATTGACATAAAAGGCGTGTCGCACGTTATAAATTTTGAATTACCAAAAGATCTTGATTTCTATATTCACCGCGTAGGTCGAACAGCACGTGCAGGTCAGGATGGAATTGCTTATACACTTGCAGAGCCTTCCGATCAACAAGCGATTCAAAAGCTGTCAGCAAAGGGAATCAGTATTGCATATAAAGAGGTTAAGAACGGGGAATGGGTAGAAGCGAAACCTGTAACTCCTCGTAAAAAACCAACTTCATCAAAGCCGGACGTTTTTGTACCAAAGCCAAAGAAAGTTAAACCAGGGTACAAAAAGAAAATGCAACAAGAGCGTGACAGAATTCAGCAAAAGCAACGTAGAAAATAA
- the vrrA gene encoding VrrA/YqfQ family protein: MNQFPPSPQSGPGPGMGFPFSGGGFQGPGPGFSQPPQTGTGGLLSRFLGGGGTQAGGLPMPPGSFPAMRGAIPGFPQQAGMLSRFLPGAGQGGMDMMGMIQNVQKVMQAADTIKPMVQQYGPMVKQLPEMIALFKEYQKSSGETEDDEDSEADETPKKAKKSSKKTKGKTPPITNAKKKSKPVSNEQSIKSKPKLYV; the protein is encoded by the coding sequence ATGAATCAATTTCCTCCCTCCCCTCAAAGTGGTCCGGGTCCTGGCATGGGCTTTCCATTTTCCGGCGGAGGGTTTCAAGGTCCCGGCCCAGGCTTTTCACAGCCTCCACAAACAGGAACTGGAGGACTATTATCTAGGTTTTTAGGCGGTGGCGGAACGCAAGCAGGTGGACTCCCTATGCCTCCAGGTTCATTTCCAGCAATGCGCGGGGCGATACCTGGTTTTCCTCAGCAGGCTGGGATGTTATCTCGATTTCTTCCTGGTGCCGGCCAGGGTGGTATGGATATGATGGGCATGATCCAAAATGTTCAAAAAGTGATGCAAGCTGCCGACACAATTAAACCTATGGTACAGCAATACGGACCAATGGTAAAACAACTGCCAGAAATGATCGCTTTATTTAAAGAATACCAAAAATCCTCAGGGGAAACAGAAGATGATGAAGATAGCGAAGCAGACGAAACACCTAAGAAAGCAAAGAAATCTTCTAAAAAAACAAAAGGCAAAACCCCTCCAATAACAAACGCAAAGAAAAAATCAAAACCGGTTTCAAATGAACAAAGTATTAAATCAAAACCTAAACTCTATGTTTAA
- a CDS encoding 4-hydroxy-3-methylbut-2-enyl diphosphate reductase has protein sequence MKVTKISPRGYCYGVVDAMVIARNAALDKTLPRPIFILGMIVHNKHVTDAFEDDGIITLDGPNRMEILKKVESGTVIFTAHGVSPQVRELAEEKGLTVLDATCPDVTVTHDLIREKQQEGYHVIYIGKKGHPEPEGAMGIAPEIVHLVEKPEEVDDLQINSEKIIITNQTTMSQWDVQEIMERATERYPHAVIHNEICNATQVRQEAVAEQAGDTDLVLVVGDPKSNNSNRLAQVSIEVAGTPAYRITDISELQLEWLKGVETVGVTAGASTPTPITKEVIRFLDQYDPEDEDTWVRERKVPSSKILPKVKVKK, from the coding sequence ATGAAAGTAACTAAAATTTCACCTAGAGGTTATTGCTATGGCGTTGTGGATGCAATGGTCATTGCACGCAATGCAGCGCTTGATAAAACTTTACCGCGCCCGATTTTTATTCTCGGGATGATCGTTCATAATAAACATGTAACAGATGCTTTTGAAGATGATGGCATTATTACCCTTGATGGACCGAACCGTATGGAAATTCTTAAGAAGGTAGAATCCGGAACGGTTATTTTCACTGCTCATGGCGTTTCGCCTCAAGTTCGTGAGCTAGCTGAAGAAAAGGGGTTAACTGTCCTTGATGCTACTTGCCCCGATGTGACGGTAACACATGATTTAATTCGTGAAAAACAACAAGAAGGCTATCACGTTATTTATATTGGTAAAAAAGGACACCCCGAACCTGAAGGAGCCATGGGAATCGCTCCTGAAATCGTGCATCTTGTTGAAAAACCAGAAGAAGTCGATGATCTTCAAATTAACAGTGAAAAGATTATTATTACAAACCAAACGACAATGAGTCAGTGGGATGTACAAGAAATTATGGAAAGAGCGACTGAACGGTATCCGCATGCCGTTATCCATAATGAAATTTGTAATGCTACTCAAGTACGTCAAGAAGCCGTTGCCGAACAGGCTGGTGATACAGATTTAGTTCTTGTCGTCGGAGACCCAAAAAGTAATAATTCGAACCGCCTTGCGCAAGTATCAATTGAAGTTGCAGGAACACCTGCATACAGAATTACCGACATTTCAGAATTACAACTTGAGTGGCTCAAAGGAGTTGAAACAGTCGGTGTGACTGCTGGAGCTTCTACTCCAACTCCAATTACGAAAGAAGTGATCCGTTTTCTTGATCAATATGATCCAGAAGATGAAGATACGTGGGTACGGGAAAGAAAGGTACCTTCATCCAAAATCCTTCCTAAAGTAAAAGTGAAAAAGTAA
- a CDS encoding Nif3-like dinuclear metal center hexameric protein → MSKLVSGQAIIQEFESWSKKKYAEEGDPIGLQVGSLNKKIKKVMTALDVLPNVVEEAVNEGVDLIIAHHPILYRPLKKINLDTAQGKMIETLIKHDITVYAAHTNLDVAPGGVNDMLAEALGLKDTSVLVETFQRELKKVVVFVPASHQEEVRNALANAGAGSIGEYSDCTFTSQGTGRFKPTDHAQPFIGKAGALESVDEVKIESIFYADHQAAIINAIKKAHPYEEVAYDIYPLDNEPEKLGLGRIGQLETEMSLESFAGFVKEKLGAGGVRIVGDLQSTIKKVAVLGGDGNKFINAARFSGADVFVSGDIYYHVAHDAMIEGLQIIDAGHNIEKIMVEGVRKKLLAFLEEKRYETEIISSQEKTDPFQFR, encoded by the coding sequence ATGAGTAAGCTAGTTTCAGGGCAGGCAATTATTCAAGAATTTGAATCCTGGTCTAAAAAGAAATATGCAGAAGAGGGAGACCCGATCGGGCTACAGGTTGGCAGTCTTAACAAGAAAATCAAGAAAGTCATGACTGCACTTGATGTTCTTCCCAATGTTGTTGAAGAAGCGGTGAATGAAGGAGTCGATTTAATCATAGCGCATCATCCTATCCTTTATCGACCGCTAAAAAAAATTAATTTAGATACAGCTCAAGGGAAAATGATTGAAACGCTGATTAAGCATGATATTACAGTGTATGCTGCTCACACGAACTTGGATGTGGCCCCTGGTGGTGTGAACGATATGCTGGCAGAAGCGTTAGGATTAAAAGATACAAGCGTTCTCGTGGAAACATTTCAGAGAGAGCTAAAAAAGGTTGTCGTTTTTGTACCGGCATCTCACCAGGAAGAGGTAAGAAATGCTCTTGCTAACGCAGGAGCTGGCTCTATAGGAGAATATAGTGATTGTACCTTTACTTCTCAGGGGACCGGAAGGTTTAAGCCAACTGACCATGCACAGCCGTTCATTGGTAAGGCGGGCGCTTTAGAATCTGTAGATGAAGTGAAAATTGAAAGTATCTTCTATGCGGATCACCAAGCAGCAATTATAAATGCTATAAAGAAGGCGCATCCATACGAAGAAGTAGCTTATGATATTTATCCACTTGATAATGAACCAGAAAAGTTAGGTCTAGGAAGAATTGGTCAACTTGAAACTGAGATGAGCTTAGAAAGCTTTGCCGGTTTTGTGAAAGAAAAGCTTGGTGCAGGTGGCGTTCGGATTGTCGGAGATCTCCAATCTACGATTAAAAAGGTAGCTGTATTAGGTGGAGACGGTAATAAATTTATAAACGCAGCTCGCTTTAGTGGAGCAGATGTTTTTGTCTCAGGTGATATTTATTACCACGTGGCACATGATGCTATGATCGAAGGGCTCCAAATCATAGATGCAGGACATAATATTGAAAAAATCATGGTCGAGGGCGTGCGTAAGAAATTGTTAGCTTTTCTAGAAGAGAAGCGATATGAAACAGAGATTATTTCCTCTCAAGAGAAAACTGATCCATTCCAATTTAGATGA
- a CDS encoding tRNA (adenine(22)-N(1))-methyltransferase, protein MNDKLLSERLKTVANFVPVGSSVADIGSDHAYLPCYLMNKQHITFAVAGEVNEGPYQSAVNQVKRSGFTREITVRKGNGLEVLSPGEVDVITIAGMGGQLIRDILLEGREKLANVKRLVLQPNVAAHLLRERLSDLDWELVDECILEEDHKVYEVLVFDAGNGKRPYEGMSDKELRKSMLVGPILIKNQNEAFRTKWQNELTKRERILTSLTKTHGVSDKEAQVKNERDIIKEVLS, encoded by the coding sequence ATGAACGATAAATTATTGTCAGAGCGGTTAAAAACGGTAGCAAACTTTGTTCCAGTAGGAAGTAGTGTAGCGGATATTGGATCTGATCATGCGTATTTACCTTGCTACTTAATGAATAAACAGCACATCACGTTTGCAGTAGCAGGTGAGGTAAATGAAGGTCCTTATCAATCAGCCGTTAACCAGGTTAAACGTAGCGGCTTCACGAGAGAAATCACAGTGCGTAAAGGTAATGGTCTTGAAGTACTTTCTCCTGGAGAAGTAGATGTCATTACAATTGCTGGAATGGGCGGTCAATTGATTCGGGATATTCTACTAGAGGGAAGAGAGAAGTTAGCGAACGTAAAGCGACTGGTCCTACAACCTAATGTGGCTGCACATCTTCTCCGTGAACGACTTTCCGATTTAGATTGGGAGCTAGTTGATGAATGCATTCTTGAAGAAGATCATAAGGTTTACGAAGTTCTTGTGTTCGATGCAGGAAATGGAAAGCGTCCTTATGAAGGAATGTCTGATAAAGAGCTACGAAAAAGTATGTTAGTTGGTCCGATACTTATAAAAAATCAAAACGAAGCCTTCCGGACAAAGTGGCAAAATGAATTAACGAAGAGGGAACGGATCTTAACGTCGTTAACAAAAACACACGGTGTTTCAGATAAAGAAGCACAGGTGAAAAATGAACGGGACATTATTAAGGAGGTTCTTTCATGA
- the cccA gene encoding cytochrome c550, producing MKKNPLIPFAWTAVIGLILIIGVSFWALQQDGKESAEGEGEKQEQAEAAAPEDIYAQNCASCHGGDLGGQVGPALNAVGGKYSKDEILDIINNGKGSGMPAGLIQGEQAEAVAQWLSEKK from the coding sequence ATGAAAAAGAATCCGCTTATTCCATTTGCTTGGACAGCCGTTATCGGATTAATTCTCATTATTGGTGTTTCTTTCTGGGCATTGCAACAGGACGGCAAAGAGAGCGCTGAGGGCGAAGGTGAAAAGCAAGAACAGGCTGAAGCAGCTGCACCTGAAGATATTTACGCTCAAAATTGTGCATCTTGTCACGGTGGTGATCTTGGTGGCCAGGTAGGACCAGCTCTAAATGCGGTTGGAGGAAAGTACTCCAAGGATGAAATTCTCGACATTATTAATAATGGTAAAGGCTCCGGAATGCCTGCGGGACTCATTCAAGGAGAACAAGCTGAAGCAGTTGCTCAGTGGCTTTCCGAGAAAAAATAA